The Arachis duranensis cultivar V14167 chromosome 9, aradu.V14167.gnm2.J7QH, whole genome shotgun sequence genomic sequence aatatttgttaaatattttaaaattaattttaagttttattttattttattattattctaaaaattttcgatttatataaaatatatttttagcgattaattttaaaaaaattagactaatttaataataatttcacaaaaacaatttttaatacaaattaattaGATATAATTGTTATATATTATTGCTGGATTagtctaattaaaattttttttcagataaaattaaaaccaaacaaaacttaaaaaaattttgaaatttttatttaataaatgaaaaataaatacattaaaattttaatttttatgtcatttttatACAATGGTTTTAATAATCTTAACATACACCTCTAAacccataaaaaaattaataagagagaataaagtgtgatctttcaCTTTTAATTCTATAAATAGGATCAGAAATTAATAAGAGAGAGAACAATGAATGGTGAGATCAAACACTAGACACTATCCAATTTTTTTCTCACTGGAGAGAGGATCTACTCCCTAAAAAAATgtgcataaaaaataaagaatgttAGTGCTTTTAGTGCCTATTGTTTTCAGCCAAGGTTCACTCAAGTCTCAAGTGTGCATTAGCATTGCAGTGAAAGCTACTTGTAGTTGATGGCACTATAAGAATAGTAACTCAATAATCTTTGGACCAAAAGAACAATGTGGATTTTAGGTGCAGATAAGAGTGTTATTACTATCATGTGTCTCCACATCTTATGTTTATTACTTCTATTGAAAGTAAATGCAAAAGAAGAATCATATGAATCTGATGATAGAGTCATAAATCTTCCTGGTCAGCCTTCAAGCCCATCAGTTTCACACTTCTCAGGTTATATCACTGTCAATGAAGATCATGGGAGGGCCCTCTTCTACTGGTTCTTTGAAGCTCAATCTGAACCTTCCAATAAGCCCCTCCTTCTTTGGCTCAATGGAGGTATGTTCATAAAGACCATAATACCCTTGTGgttgtaatatatatattatgtgtttAATGTTTTTGCATTTGATTTGAAGGACCTGGATGTTCCTCCATTGGTTATGGTGCAGTTGTTGAGGTAGGACCTCTTATCATCAACCAAAATGGTGATGGTCTGCATTTCAACCCATATTCTTGGTATCAAGGTTagtgtattatttaattttaggaaAGGTAATGGGTAGGATAGAATATGATTTAAGTTACACAgaccataaaaaaaaaaaaaaaaaaaacaaatttatttgCACAATATTTAGTCATTCCATatttcataatattaaatattatttatgtattattacAAAAATGGATGACTAATTTAGTGGTATTAAAATTGCATTTAATTCTGAGAATAAAATAAGACAAAATACTgagaataagatataaaaattagtgtttctatattttattttataataaattagaacaaattataaaaatttaatttataaaaaaatttagaaaaaaaatataattctaaaaatttgataaaaatattgaaacaaaataaaaaataaatagtctcgacacaaaatatactaatcTAATGTCTCTAAACTTGTGTCTATATCCATGTCTCACGTAAACAAACACAAGCTAAGTACTTGTATAGAATTGATGAATTTGGATTTAAATCTTCACTTGTTATGAACATGCACATTATATATTTAAGAGTACAGATGGGAGATAGGATTGGTCCAGCTACCAAACCCGATCCTACCCAATGTGGGTCGGATATCTAATCTACTCCGATCAAATTAGAGTAGATTGGATATTCGCTAGTTTGAAGAGTTATATTATGTGTACATCAAAATTAGCCACCAAAGTCATCAATATAAAATtcatgttagaatataaatacacattgaaaataaattaaaccacacatgtatttatatacaaatacattagtgattgattttggtgtacaaatagtatttttgtgtGGATAGTGATCTCAGTCCTATTCAAGTTCTAAATATCACTCTATTTTGCTAACTcggaatttttttttgttttatttgtatttctTTTGAAAATCTGTGTAGAAGCAAATTTGTTATTTGTGGAGTCCCCAGTTGGAGTTGGTTTTTCTTACAGCAATACAACTTCTGATTATCTCACCATTTTAGAGGATAATCTTGTGGGTAAGTCACTCTCCATAATTTTAAGTTGCAAAGTTCATCTGATTAGTTAAACTCATCATGTTTGACAAAACTTGAAACTACTAGCTGAGGATTCCTACAATTTCTTGGTGAATTGGCTGCAACAATTCCCACAATTCAAATCCAGGGACTTTTTCATAGCTGGAGAAAGCTATGGTGGTTAGTGTTTAATTACTCGTTATTAACTTCACTATGATGAACTCTATCTATTTGATTAACACTAATTAGTACTAACATTAACATTATTATCTATAATTTCCAGGGCACTATATCCCCCAACTCGCAGAGCTAGTCTTCGATCGAAACAAAGATAAAAGCAAATACCCTTTtattaatcttaaaggttttatTGTAAGTAATCTCTTTCCAACATATCTAAAAAAAGATATGGAAATTTCTGAACCTAAGATGATTTCTACATGTGCAGGTAGGGAATCCAAAAACTGATGATTACTATGATAATAAAGGCCTTGTGGAATATGCATGGAGCCATGCAGTTATACCAGACCAACAATATGACAAAGCAAAACAAGTTTGTGATTTTAAGAAATCTGAATGGTCTAATGAATGTAACATTGCCATGAATGAAATCTTCACAGATTACTCAGAGATTGACATATACAACATTTATGCTCCGTCGTGTCGTCTTAATAACTCATTTAACAATAATCATGGCCGGGAACCACTCACAAAGGTAGATCATATAATCATCCGTATAAATTATATGTTGAAATACAAAATACGCAAATATATTGTGGATGAATTGATAGCTGATTTTGTGTGCATATAGCATTTTTTATTGTCTAATTATATACAAcaagaatgaatgaatgaatgaataaaaCTTTGTTTCTTACAGATGATGAGAATtggaaataataattataaagtaAAGAGGATGAGAATTTATTTTGAAGGCTATGATCCATGCTATTCCACATATGCAGAGGAATATTTCAATAGGGTGGATGTTCAATCATCTTTTCATGCAAATATTAGAGGAGGAAATACTAATAATGCAGCATGGAAAGTTTGCAAGTAATTAAGTACTACTAGCTACTTGAATTTTGTATACactaattatttctaatttttgtttgttaaatactaattatttctTTGTGTGTTGGATTTCATTTTTAGTGATTCCATATTGAGGAGTTACAATTTCTCTGTATTTTCGGTCCTACCAATCTACACAAAACTCATCAAAGGTGGCCTTAAAATATGGATTTACAGGTAATGGTAACAATGATTGATTGCATATGGAATGAAACTATCATTTGATATATTATATGATTATGTTTTAACATATATGATTAATTGAGTATCATAAACTATATCaatctaaatcttttttttttcattttgttttttagTGGAGACACAGATGGGAGAATACCAGTGATAGGGACACGGTATTGGGTTGAAGCTCTGGGATTATCTCTGAAGTCTAGTTGGCAGAATTGGTACCATGACAATCAGGTTCCATTTAATTTCTTAGTCTTTTCTAATATAATTGTTTTGGAAAAGTGTAGCGTCAGCAACTTTGTTAAATTCTGACCAGCATATAACCATGTAAAGAAAAGTGAACCACACACCAaactcacaccattaaaattgTTATTGATGACTATTTGATTACTAGAATTCACAAAAGTTGCTGACCCTTAACACTCTTCTAATGATTTTTTCAGTGAATATTATtccaataaattttaaatattcttaaaaAGTGTCAAAATgatattaacaataaaaatattcacataacaaaattgatatattttaatataaaatattttacacttcATGCACAGGTTGGTGGAAGGATAGTGGAATATGAAGGGCTAACATACGTGACAGTGAGAGGGGCAGGTCACTTGGTACCATTAAACAAACCAAGTGAGGCTCTCTCCCTCATTCATTCTTTCCTTTCAGGCCAACATCTTCCTACTCATCACAAATAATCAATTCTATATTAATTATGtaccaaatatatatataggataaataagaaggaactataTGTACGTATCTTgtatgtaataaaaataaattagattgaAGTAGAGGTTCTGCAAAGAGTTTTATTAAgtatttaaaaacaaatatatacaAACTTTATTGgttattgacaaaaaaatatatatctaaaaaatattattgattatcgacgaaaaaattacaaaaagatatatatttaacaaaaattattaaattttaagaataaaaatattttattttttaatcatatttataaaaaactatattaaaatttaatttttaaaatattttttaagaatatatatttaatattaagtattttataatatttttaaattatttaaaaatatttttatcaataataaaattcaaaaaaatttatcagcACACAAATAATTCAAGtgtattttgataatttatcCAAAGATTTAAAAGCTGATATCTATAATTCGCATATATCTCAtctcgaaaaaaaaaaagctgaaTTCAATTAAGGTTGGGATCTGCCTGGCGCGAATTCATTCCTACCAGATCCTACGCTGCGGTCACACCTTATGAGAATCATTAGGGTAAAGTATATCATTTTTTTGGTTAAGTACTTAAGTTATTACAGTTTAAGAGTTTGCAAGTGAACAATTAcagtaaataaaatttattaaggtaaagtatattttttgttctaaaatttgacaaaaattttaaaaatattcctaagttttattttgtatcaattttgTTCCataagttttcgatttgcatcaaatatacccctGACGgctgatttttcaaaaaatttaagatcgattcaacaataatttcatGAGAACAACTcctcaacacaagcaaatcaagcataatttttatgcattattGTTATATTCAGTGGCGgagcttgaaaaaaatttttggggaGGTCAGATAGAAGATAATTATCAAGATGCTTTTGATATAGACCACATTTAACATAAGCTCGTCTAACGTCATCTCTCTGATTTGggtgatattgccaaatttaaAGCTTTTTTTAGAGACTCGTTCCAAAGaattaaggtcaaactcatcagatgcagcactttgaacttttgaaggttATATCTCACTTTCTTCAtgattcattaaagtagaaaaaCTATCTACAggtgttgatattgtaaaaattatatgttttccTTCTTGAATATTATAGCCATCCTCTTAAAAATGCATCAActccttgatttttcatgattattttatataaaaatttgaatatatatcctgtaaaatatgtacaaaagaagttagaaggacaaatattaaaatttataatatttattgaattttttatcaatttatacaaatacaataatatcaatCCTTATTGAAtattatcaatttatacaaatacaataatatcaatacttattaaatattctaatattttttatcatataaaaaattaaattaaataaacagtaaaatataaaataatattaaattacataaataaaaaatacctaatcttttatatttgaactaaaaAATAGAGAGTGTTGCTTATTTAATAGAGAAATGCGAAATGCGAAATGCGAATACATTCACTTCGGTCCAAATCCAACAAGGTTTAAAtgttttaaactaaaaattattgtgcaataaaagcaagagatgaagattaaactttactattttaagtcataataaaatattagagtcaactaaactattttttaagaaatactAAATATAAGCACTGTCAGAATTTCCCTAATGAATATGCTCGAGGATGAGTCAAGTCACAAGGATTTCAATTGAGTTCCTTCGTCAAACTCTTTTCCGCCGCCTGTTATACCACGCTTAGGGTTGGAAGTGAGTCGAGCTGAGTTGATCTAGACCAAATTCAAGTTCGACTCACAAAAATTGAGCTTGACTCACGATTCGACTCATTAACAATTGAGCATATTTCTTAAGCTCTAATTCGACTCACTGAAAGCTCACGAGTTGGCTCGAACTCACGAGCTGgctcaaataatagaaacataaatatataatctataattttatatcaataaattataacttatatattttaaaaaataaagctaATGAGCTGAGATTATCGAAACTCAAGCtcgactcatttaatttatgagttcAATTTCAAACTCAAGTTTGGCTCACTAGCTCACGAGCTTAGCTTATCAAGCTATTAACGAGTCGAACTCGAACTAACTCATGAGCTGGCTTGACTCACTTCCAGTCCTacacttttctcttttttttttttatggtgtATTTCTAGTTTCTTTTGGTACAGAATTTAATTAATgaattcaaacaagaagacgTGGATCTAAATATATAATTCTTACTTTCAAAAACTAAGCTTACtactaacaaaaataacaaagaataaAGTAATGATTTTTCACTCTCCATTCTAACACTTTCGGTTTCACTGAAGCTCCACCCCTACCTTTAACCTTTTTCATCCCTGATTAACTTTCTTTACTCTAAACATTCAATAAAACTTgtgcaaaaataaaagaatcttAGCCCAaacataaaaaccacaaaaatataacaattaacataaaaaacaagttcaaaggcattttgaaaacaaaaaatccaaaagaaTAAACCCAGTGACACCAACACATACTCATTTTCAACCAATTCCGTGCCATTGCCACAACCTGAAACCTCGCACCAACGCCTCCTGCAATTGCGACTTCCTACAGCTTGGGATATTAACACATACAACAAAAACTCTATGGACGCAAACCAAGAACACAGGACATTACCCTAATGCTCGTTGTACACGGATTAATCtgactttttcagtttcttccTCCATACTCAAAAATGAACATCACATCAGGATTCCACAATAACCAAAACCTACAACGAACACATCCATCCCATTCCAAAACATAATCAATATTCTACTTTCTCCACTTTAAACCTACTGCATTAATGGAGGTTAAGTCCGGACGTCGCTCATCGCCGACCGACATGAAACCCACCCAATCTCCCCCAAACTGATTGCACCAATTGATATTTATACCCCTAGCATATCATGTATTTCCAACACAACTCCTGCAGTAAACAGAAAATAATTTACGGCGCTTAAAGATGAGGagacagaaatacacccaaacagttACAGAAATACATCAAAAATATGGAggagacagtatatttctttttgaatttttttaatgttttgctGGTTAAGGATGAGGCACATAGCAGAGACAATCt encodes the following:
- the LOC107467727 gene encoding serine carboxypeptidase-like 33, with product MWILGADKSVITIMCLHILCLLLLLKVNAKEESYESDDRVINLPGQPSSPSVSHFSGYITVNEDHGRALFYWFFEAQSEPSNKPLLLWLNGGPGCSSIGYGAVVEVGPLIINQNGDGLHFNPYSWYQEANLLFVESPVGVGFSYSNTTSDYLTILEDNLVAEDSYNFLVNWLQQFPQFKSRDFFIAGESYGGHYIPQLAELVFDRNKDKSKYPFINLKGFIVGNPKTDDYYDNKGLVEYAWSHAVIPDQQYDKAKQVCDFKKSEWSNECNIAMNEIFTDYSEIDIYNIYAPSCRLNNSFNNNHGREPLTKMMRIGNNNYKVKRMRIYFEGYDPCYSTYAEEYFNRVDVQSSFHANIRGGNTNNAAWKVCNDSILRSYNFSVFSVLPIYTKLIKGGLKIWIYSGDTDGRIPVIGTRYWVEALGLSLKSSWQNWYHDNQVGGRIVEYEGLTYVTVRGAGHLVPLNKPSEALSLIHSFLSGQHLPTHHK